In Glandiceps talaboti chromosome 4, keGlaTala1.1, whole genome shotgun sequence, a single window of DNA contains:
- the LOC144433886 gene encoding uncharacterized protein LOC144433886: MRKTLSESFVDPFQLNDVTIDITLEEFTDEEDDDDSDYEPSFDITIRPEVFDFENMPIETDGGLDEDNEDIEDEDIESEDEEDMDIPEDVCEGVNRIRSDEHVNRLLDDGVYLVFMKQIVALAKTNVANICSTKDCKAVVQLITESVGSAVYLKWVCLSGHICHMWCSQPVLNRRLHSGDLLTSAAILMSGNNYGKIALFANMLNLKVVSASTFHRIQKHYLIPCIDEYWLQHQEDILSKYKDKSIVVLGDGRMDSPGFCAQYCSYTCMENESKDILSIVTMDKRETDRKSTNLEKACFEKSITELRGKGASIGEVVTDAHMQIGSLMKKNYQDIVHSLDIWHAAKNLGKKIIKAGQNKECKPLLKWSRHIVNHFWYCCKKATTYEEFLGIWLGVLHHVVNEHQWLFAHGGGENSCDHGPLSNDGRETEWLQKGSVAHDALRKIVYDKRFFSKVKNYLNFRSTAELETFQQHILMYAAKRYAFSPPVYRVRNRLAAIDHNIHNSREAKMNKSEEIINQRRYNKNSHRWSVCPVKTTKTYPHIRQLKQSILQKRLVDRQGMQRKKELEPQDPRRLSAHLAPTSPQPTAALVQEQVSRRS; the protein is encoded by the exons ATGAGAAAGACCCTGTCTGAATCATTTGTAGATCCATTTCA ACTTAATGATGTTACTATAGATATTACACTTGAAGAATTCACggatgaagaagatgatgatgattcaGACTATGAACCTAGTTTCGATATAACCATTAG GCCTGaagtttttgattttgaaaacatgCCAATTGAAACAGATGGTGGTTTGGATGAAGACAATGAAGACATAGAGGATGAAGACATAGAGAGTGAAGATGAGGAAGACATGGATATACCCGAGGATGTTTGTGAAGGAGTAAACAGAATTCGGTCAGATGAACATGTAAATAGGTTACTGGATGATGGTGTCTACCTTGTTTTCATGAAGCAGATAGTTGCCTTGGCCAAAACGAACGTCGCCAACATTTGTAGTACTAAAGACTGCAAGGCTGTAGTGCAGCTTATAACAGAATCTGTAGGATCAGCTGTGTATTTGAAATGG GTATGTCTTTCAGGCCATATCTGCCACATGTGGTGCTCCCAACCAGTATTGAATAGAAGACTCCATAGTGGTGACCTCTTGACATCAGCTGCCATATTAATGTCAGGGAATAACTATGGCAAGATTGCTCTGTTTGCAAACAtgttaaatttgaaagttgTGTCAGCATCTACCTTCCATAGAATTCAGAAACACTACTTGATCCCCTGTATAGATGAGTATTGGCTACAACACCAAGAAGACATCCTAAGTAAATACAAAGATAAGAGCATTGTAGTACTTG GTGATGGGAGAATGGACTCACCAGGTTTTTGTGCACAGTATTGCTCATACACTTGTATGGAAAATGAGTCGAAAGACATCCTTTCCATCGTAACAATGGACAAAAGGGAAACTGACAGAAAGTCTACCAATCTTGAGAAGGCCTGTTTTGAAAAGAGTATAACCGAGTTACGAGGAAAGGGTGCCAGTATAGGAGAAGTTGTCACGGATGCTCACATGCAGATTGGGTCATTAATGA AGAAGAACTACCAAGATATTGTGCATTCCCTTGATATATGGCATGCAGCCAAGAATTTGGGCAAGAAAATAATTAag GCTGGTCAAAACAAAGAATGCAAACCATTATTGAAATGGAGTAGGCACATTGTTAACCACTTCTGGTATTGTTGTAAAAAGGCTACAACTTATGAAGAATTTTTG GGAATCTGGCTTGGAGTCCTACACCATGTTGTCAATGAACATCAGTGGCTTTTCGCACATGGTGGCGGAGAGAATTCTTGTGATCATGGGCCTCTAAGTAATGATGGGAGAGAAACCGAGTGGCTACAAAAAGGAAGTGTCGCGCACGATGCCCTTCGGAAAATTGTGTATGATAAACGTTTCTTCTCCAAAGTGAAGAATTATTTGAATTTCAG GAGCACTGCTGAGTTGGAAACTTTCCAACAACATATTCTAATGTATGCAGCCAAGAGATATGCATTTTCACCACCGGTTTATAGGGTTAGAAATAGACTGGCAGCCATTGACCACAATATCCACAACAGCAGGGAAGCCAAAATGAATAAGAGTGAAGAAATAAT CAATCAGAGACGCTACAACAAAAACAGTCATAGATGGTCTGTTTGTCCTGTGAAGACTACAAAGACATACCCTCATATACGGCAACTAAAACAATCCATCTTACAAAAACGACTGGTGGACAGACAAGGGATGCAGAGGAAAAAGGAATTGGAGCCACAAGACCCACGACGGTTGTCAGCACACCTTGCACCAACATCCCCACAACCTACAGCTGCTCTTGTACAAGAACAAGTTTCAAGAAGATCATAG
- the LOC144434249 gene encoding uncharacterized protein LOC144434249: protein MAELVDMKKLKVAELRKLLQEKGLDSKGNKAELVQRLQEHLGENGDIIVHQPGEGTEEEEEDDVLGQEEEEEEEEEDEEEGEEVIETEEVKTEESKLSTSPSKETHKVVSLSSVKATSPVTKTAPAVLSQGTSEVDKIAQRAQRFGTSAMSTDSKKAARAARFGLPVQQTKATSTTTKSGSTVITSIDVDKIKKRAERFGSSVSSTAVKLEEADKKKRRLERFGGATTISTSLSSSNETEAKKQKRAERFGL from the exons ATGGCGGAACTCGTGGATATGAAGAAACTCAAG GTTGCAGAACTCAGGAAACTTCTTCAGGAGAAAGGATTAGATAGTAAGGGAAACAAAGCAGAACTTGTACAGAGACTTCAAGAACATCTTGGAGAAAATG GTGATATCATTGTGCATCAACCAGGGGAAG GTAcggaggaagaagaagaagacgatGTCTTAGGACAGGAAGAG gaagaagaagaagaggaggaggaTGAGGAGGAGGGGGAGGAGGTGATTGAAACAGAGGAAGTAAAGACAGAAGAAAGCAAACTTTCAACAAGTCCAAGTAAAGAAACACATAAAGTAGTCAGTTTGTCAAGTGTGAAGGCAACCTCACCTGTAACTAAAACTGCTCCTGCTGTATTGTCTCAGGGAACTTCAGAAGTAGAT AAAATAGCACAGAGAGCACAGAGATTTGGGACATCAGCAATGTCTACCGATTCAAAGAAAGCTGCCAGAGCTGCCAG GTTTGGCTTACCAGTTCAACAAACAAAAGCAACCTCAACTACAACAAAATCAGGGTCAACAGTTATAACA TCCATTGATGTcgataaaataaagaaaagggCAGAAAGatttggtagttcagtgtcatCTACAGCTGTTAAG CTTGAAGAAGCAGATAAGAAAAAGAGAAGACTTGAGAGATTTGGGGGTGCAACCACGATATCAACCAGTCTTAGTAGCTCAAATGAAACAGAG GCAAAGAAACAAAAGAGAGCAGAGCGATTTGGTTTGTAG